In a genomic window of Aeromonas veronii:
- the sodB gene encoding superoxide dismutase [Fe] yields MAFELPALPYAINALEPHISQETLEYHHGKHHNTYVVNLNNLVPGTEFEGKSLEEIIKSSSGGIFNNAAQIWNHTFYWHCLSPNGGGEPTGALADAINKAFGSFAEFKDAFTKSAIGNFGSSWTWLVKKADGSLAIVNTSNAGCPLTEAGTTPLLTVDLWEHAYYIDFRNLRPKYMETFWTLVNWEFVAKNLAV; encoded by the coding sequence ATGGCATTCGAACTTCCCGCTCTGCCCTATGCAATTAACGCTCTGGAACCGCACATCTCCCAGGAAACTCTGGAATATCACCACGGCAAGCACCACAACACCTACGTGGTTAATCTGAACAATCTGGTGCCGGGTACCGAGTTTGAAGGCAAGTCTCTGGAAGAGATCATCAAGAGCTCCAGCGGCGGCATCTTCAACAACGCCGCCCAGATCTGGAACCACACCTTCTACTGGCACTGCCTCTCCCCGAATGGCGGTGGCGAGCCGACTGGCGCCCTGGCTGATGCCATCAACAAAGCATTCGGCTCCTTCGCCGAGTTCAAAGATGCCTTCACCAAATCTGCCATCGGCAACTTCGGCTCCAGCTGGACCTGGCTGGTGAAGAAAGCTGACGGCTCTCTGGCCATCGTCAACACCTCCAACGCCGGTTGCCCGCTGACTGAAGCCGGTACCACCCCGCTGCTGACCGTTGACCTGTGGGAGCACGCCTACTACATCGATTTCCGCAACCTGCGTCCGAAGTACATGGAAACCTTCTGGACCCTGGTGAACTGGGAATTCGTGGCCAAGAACCTGGCTGTCTAA